The nucleotide sequence AGGGGCTCTAAGCCCATGTTTGACAAGGCCATGCATTTACTTTTCGTCAATAAGATTTCAACTTTAGAATCTGAGAAATATGACAATACAGTATCACTATGTTTCTATTTCGAACTATAACTATTAACATTTCATGTAATTATTCCCATGGTTGACATttgtgttaattgtttaattctaaatgaaactgtaaattactttaaaaagctATAACTGGATATGAATTATGCTGATTTATATTATCTTTCTAGCACAGCTTTTTTTAACGATCAGTCGGTACATTACATAAAATGCGGTTACAGCTAGACTTGCTTGTGAATGGCGACATTACCGCCAGCAGGCCGAGCCGCCctgcccccagcagccccccacctcccaggCCGAGGCGTACGGCCAGGTCCCCAAGACGCACCGCGTCATGACCCTGGCAGACCACATTTCGGTAAGAACCGGGCCGTCGGGGGCCGAGGGCCCATTAGGCGCTGGGGAGGGCCCGTCTCTGACCGAGCACCTGTTCCCGCAGCACATCATCACCCAGGACTTTGCCAGGAACCAGGACGGCCCCCAGGCGCCGCccgccacctcctcctcccccggaACATTCCAGAGCTCGGCCCCCGCGGCCCTGAGCGCCGGGCCCGGGCGCGCCAAGCTGCCCAGCCGCTACAGCCCCGAGTCGCAAGGGCAGCTGCCGCAGGCCCAGGCCCCGCACCACCCCCGACCGTCCAGCAGGGTGTCGCCCGAAAACGCCTCCGACAAGCCCCGAGCGAGGTACTGCaccctgtccctgtgtgtccctgctgtgtctctgtccccccgtcttcctgtgtctctgtccccccatcttcctgtgtctctgtccccctgGGTCCCcgctgtgtctctgtccccaTATCTTCCTGTGTCTCTATCCCCCCAtcttcctgtgtctctgtccccccatcttcctgtgtctctgtttccctgtccctctgtccccctgagtcccccctgtccccctgtgtccccgctgtgtctctgtccccctgtgtccccgctgtgtctctgtccccctgtgtcccccctgtccctctgtctgcagCCAGTTGGCAGCACAGACCCAGTCCGATGtgcttactgtactgtactgtacttcagCGAGTTGCAAGGCATCATGGTCAGGGACCTGGGTTTGTCACTCAGTGACTGCAGGTTGGATTCCTGCACTACTGCtgctattttttcccctgtcaATACGGTacttaaactgaattgcttctgtTAATTTTCAGCCATATAAATGGATATTAcgcttataaaaaaaaaaaaacataatatccATTTCAATAGAATCTAATCCAGAATTGCTCTGGACAAAATCTTCAGCTGAATCCCTAAATGTAGTATGAAATGGAAGAGGTCACCTTGCAGCTGTTGTGAGTTTATGAACAGTTGAACCCTGGTTATTGTGACTAAGGGACTAAAGAGAATCATTTCTCCACCTGCCGGTCTAGTACCGAAGAGCCCACTCCACTATTCACTCTGTGGACATTTGCTGCTCTGTGGAGTAATTCTAACATATATCTTCCCTTGTCACTTCAAAAAGGCCTTTGATCCTAAAGGTAATTAATACTTTTTAGGCTCAAAGGCATACTACGCAGgatttttttgccttgctgtggtccaGTCCATCATAGATGTGACacagcatggttattttataaaattttcatggtaaaaatcctgcatagtattccgtaaatcctaaaaaaaaaaaaacaagtttgaaGAATGTTTGCGAAACTGTTTAGCctttttgagttttttaaaaattatgttttccaggctttttttttggtttttatccAAACCTGTTATGTAGAATAACACACAATTCTCAAATTTGCATGGTAAATGTATGACTGGAGGATGGTTGTGTGTTGATGAAAAGCACCTTGACAGCGGGCTTGGAGTAGAGCAGAGTTAAAAATAAGGAACCTGACTTTGACGGGTAACATTTAGCCCCGCGGCGTATTTTTAGCCGGCGGTAAGGAtgctgccgccgctgccgccgttCGCGCGTTAGCCGCGTGCGACGCGCCGGCCCGCCGCGAGCGGAAACGCCGAGCGGCACGCGCAGGACTCAGCAGCGCCCCCTTTCTCCCGTCACAGGAACGACTCCCGCTCCCCGGGGAGCGTGAGCTACCAGCCCTCCTTCTTTACTAGACTGGAGAACACCTCCCCAATGGTGAAATCCAAGAAGCAGGAGATATTTCGTAAGTTGAACTCCTCTGGTGGCGGTGACTCGGACGTGGGTAAGTGGGTCTCCTCTTAT is from Anguilla anguilla isolate fAngAng1 chromosome 9, fAngAng1.pri, whole genome shotgun sequence and encodes:
- the LOC118236569 gene encoding nuclear receptor corepressor 1-like, with protein sequence TARLACEWRHYRQQAEPPCPQQPPTSQAEAYGQVPKTHRVMTLADHISHIITQDFARNQDGPQAPPATSSSPGTFQSSAPAALSAGPGRAKLPSRYSPESQGQLPQAQAPHHPRPSSRVSPENASDKPRARYCTLSLQLAAQTQSDVLTPRATRRPAASGNAERHAQDSAAPPFSRHRNDSRSPGSVSYQPSFFTRLENTSPMVKSKKQEIFRKLNSSGGGDSDVASAQPGTEIFNLPAVTSSSSISSRNPSFGDPASNLGLEDIIRKALMGNFEDKHDDHQGSGSQPNSMERQEASPSPNTGMSAGKQKLLGKANSRKSKSPNPGQGYAGGERPSSVSSVHSEGDYHRQAPAWTWEDRPSSTGSMQFPYNPLTMRMLSSTPPSSMPCASPSLQAQQGGAVPQARVWEREPLLSEQYETLSDSDD